The following coding sequences are from one Firmicutes bacterium HGW-Firmicutes-1 window:
- a CDS encoding GGDEF domain-containing protein, with amino-acid sequence MRDAIYKNIHVYMGVCGLLISSIFYFLYKNIKPPFHDYYWMSVIASLTVMSIFCGKWIKNLMYYAYKDTLTNLYNRRYLYEKLEFELKRLNRSKTELSLVIIDIDHFKKVNDKYGHLGGDKLLKRVSEIFKINSREIDTIARWGGEEFAIIFPDTNNQDALKYAERLRNTIEKSEKCYGVTVCIGVATTDKPIAIDLLFAEADKALFQAKSVRNKVVGANFTLCEFSIN; translated from the coding sequence ATGAGAGATGCTATATATAAAAATATCCATGTTTATATGGGGGTTTGTGGATTGTTAATTAGTTCTATATTTTATTTTTTATATAAAAATATAAAACCACCTTTCCATGATTATTATTGGATGAGCGTTATTGCATCTCTGACTGTTATGAGCATCTTTTGTGGCAAATGGATAAAAAACTTAATGTACTATGCTTATAAAGATACACTTACGAACCTATATAACCGTAGATACTTATATGAAAAATTGGAATTTGAGTTAAAAAGACTAAATCGTTCAAAAACTGAACTTTCTTTAGTCATAATTGATATTGATCATTTTAAAAAAGTAAATGATAAATATGGGCACTTGGGTGGCGACAAGCTTCTCAAACGGGTTTCAGAAATTTTCAAAATAAATTCTAGAGAGATTGATACAATTGCACGATGGGGAGGTGAAGAATTTGCCATTATTTTTCCTGACACTAATAATCAAGACGCATTAAAATATGCCGAACGTTTAAGGAATACAATAGAGAAATCTGAAAAATGTTATGGTGTTACAGTTTGTATTGGTGTGGCAACAACAGATAAACCGATTGCTATAGATTTATTATTTGCAGAAGCAGATAAAGCACTATTTCAAGCAAAATCAGTCAGGAATAAGGTAGTAGGTGCAAATTTCACGTTATGTGAATTTTCAATAAATTAA